In a genomic window of Oscillatoria salina IIICB1:
- a CDS encoding DUF6888 family protein: MPTEAQMLKCIVLCQVLSNCYRSIELFRYDSERKEIFLIAGKQGTIEITIFANGEWRYDVA; this comes from the coding sequence ATGCCCACAGAAGCACAAATGTTGAAATGTATCGTTCTTTGCCAAGTTCTATCTAACTGCTATCGAAGCATTGAACTATTTCGCTATGATTCTGAGAGAAAAGAGATATTTCTCATCGCCGGGAAACAAGGAACAATTGAAATTACAATTTTTGCAAATGGAGAATGGAGGTATGATGTCGCCTAA
- a CDS encoding glycosyltransferase has product MIEFALTLVSLVIWLYLLGFRGQFWLSDQILDDSTTDIKDFPPICAVIPARNEAELLPVTLKSLLSQNYPGSFQIILVDDGSTDNTANVAKNIAQELNKTEQLQVISGKPLPPSWTGKLWAMQQGIEYASNLQPSSKYLLLTDADIVHDANNLHRLVAQAESESLDLVSLMVRLRCESFWEKLLIPAFIFFFKKLYPFRWVNNPQKLTAAAAGGCILIRQESLTRIGGIQVVRNALIDDCALAKAVKLGNSGNNRQVATNNLANSQLKNEQHSLQNDAFSVANLEANISNNTLDNSNFSQVVNKNLDISTENQQCFSNNLTNFQEENEQNFLPNQQSLISNENLEYSGFFQDLNLDDLPNNQQFFPNNLANFQPEKEQQTLQNIQSPIPNPQQGRIWLGLTEKTASLRAYTSLNSIWSMVTRTAFTQLNYSIWLLLGTVFGMTLIYLVPPLGVIWGIITKNELVTITAFLAWLLMSIAYFPTIRFYRLSSLWAFSLPIIAFLYTIMTIDSARCHWQGRGGGWKGRIYPQIE; this is encoded by the coding sequence ATGATCGAATTCGCTTTAACTTTAGTTTCCTTAGTAATTTGGCTTTATTTGCTTGGTTTCCGGGGACAATTTTGGCTGTCAGATCAAATTCTCGATGACTCGACTACCGACATCAAAGATTTTCCGCCAATTTGTGCAGTAATTCCGGCTCGAAATGAGGCAGAATTATTACCAGTTACACTCAAGTCTTTATTGTCACAAAATTATCCTGGTTCTTTCCAAATTATTCTCGTTGATGATGGTAGTACAGACAATACAGCTAATGTTGCCAAAAATATCGCCCAAGAATTAAACAAAACTGAACAATTACAAGTTATTTCTGGAAAACCTTTACCTCCAAGTTGGACGGGTAAACTTTGGGCAATGCAACAAGGAATAGAATATGCTAGTAATCTCCAACCATCGTCAAAATATCTCTTGCTAACTGATGCGGATATTGTCCACGATGCGAATAATTTGCATCGTTTAGTTGCGCAAGCAGAATCAGAAAGTTTAGATTTAGTTTCTTTAATGGTACGTTTGCGTTGCGAGAGTTTTTGGGAAAAATTATTAATTCCCGCATTTATCTTTTTCTTCAAGAAACTTTATCCTTTTCGTTGGGTAAATAATCCTCAAAAATTAACTGCGGCTGCGGCTGGTGGCTGTATTTTAATTCGTCAAGAAAGTTTAACTCGCATCGGCGGAATTCAAGTAGTTCGTAATGCGTTAATTGACGATTGCGCTTTAGCTAAAGCTGTCAAACTAGGTAATTCTGGAAATAATCGGCAAGTCGCTACTAATAATTTAGCTAATTCGCAACTCAAAAATGAGCAACACTCGTTACAAAATGATGCTTTTTCTGTAGCTAATCTCGAAGCAAATATTTCTAATAACACGCTTGACAATTCTAATTTTTCTCAAGTTGTAAATAAAAATTTAGATATTTCAACAGAAAATCAACAATGTTTTTCTAATAATTTAACCAATTTTCAAGAAGAAAATGAGCAAAATTTTTTACCAAATCAACAAAGCTTAATATCGAATGAAAACTTAGAATATTCTGGCTTTTTTCAAGATTTAAACTTAGATGATTTGCCAAATAATCAACAATTTTTTCCTAATAATTTAGCTAATTTTCAACCTGAAAAAGAGCAACAAACGTTACAAAATATCCAATCCCCAATCCCTAATCCCCAACAAGGTAGAATTTGGCTAGGATTAACTGAAAAAACTGCTAGTTTGCGAGCTTACACATCTTTAAATAGTATCTGGTCAATGGTAACTCGAACAGCATTTACTCAGTTAAATTATTCGATTTGGCTATTACTAGGAACAGTTTTCGGAATGACTTTAATTTATTTAGTTCCACCTTTAGGAGTAATTTGGGGAATCATAACCAAAAATGAGCTAGTAACCATTACAGCTTTCTTAGCTTGGTTACTCATGAGTATAGCTTATTTTCCTACCATTCGCTTTTATCGTCTTTCTTCTCTCTGGGCTTTTTCCTTACCAATAATTGCCTTTCTCTACACTATTATGACTATAGACTCAGCCCGGTGTCATTGGCAAGGACGCGGTGGTGGTTGGAAAGGAAGAATTTATCCTCAGATTGAATAA
- a CDS encoding DUF6887 family protein, which produces MMSPKPNFKQMSLQQLRSYILDHRNDSEAWKEFASRPRPNAIYFDSDMSISEQKAKLQSLLESET; this is translated from the coding sequence ATGATGTCGCCTAAACCGAACTTCAAACAAATGAGTCTTCAGCAACTAAGGTCTTATATTCTAGACCATAGAAATGACTCAGAAGCCTGGAAAGAGTTTGCTAGTCGTCCACGTCCGAATGCTATTTATTTTGATAGCGATATGTCTATATCTGAACAGAAAGCGAAGCTACAATCCCTACTCGAAAGTGAAACTTAG
- the shc gene encoding squalene--hopene cyclase — translation MQIDERKAIASVKEAIARHQDYLLSKQNPQGYWWAELESNATITAEIVLLHKIWGTDKSRPLHKVETYLRQQQREHGGWELYYGDGGEISTSVEAYMALKLLGVTETDPAMVKAREFILAHGGISKTRIFTKMHLALIGCYDWRGLPAIPPWIMLLPDSFPIYEMSSWARGSTVPLLIVFDRQPVYQVDPAINLDELYAEGVENVRYELPRNDDWTDIFVFLDDAFKFAQDYNLVPFREEGIKAAEKWVLERQEATGDWGGIIPAMVNSLLGLKALDYDREDPIIVRGMEAVDRFAIEDEDSYRVQPCISPVWDTALVVRSLVDSGLSPDHPSLIKAGEWLLSKQILDFGDWAVKNKQGMPGGWAFEFDNRFYPDVDDSAVVVMALNQIKLPNEKLKQEAIARTVAWIATMQCYPGGWAAFDIDNDAEWLNLLPYSDLKATIDPNTADVTARVLEMVGNLNQNGDSPIISPKQLQRALDYLTQEQESEGCWFGRWGVNYIYGTSGVLVALSLVADYTHQDSIAKGAAWLVSCQNQDGGWGETCRSYDDPSLKGIGDSTASQTAWALIGLLAAGEATRNWATAAIARGVEYLLATQQADGSWNEDYFTGTGFPSHFYLKYHLYQQHFPLTALGRYARSVHLGQLS, via the coding sequence ATGCAAATTGATGAGCGAAAAGCGATTGCATCGGTAAAAGAAGCCATCGCGCGTCACCAAGATTATCTTCTCTCCAAGCAAAATCCGCAAGGCTATTGGTGGGCGGAATTAGAGTCAAATGCGACAATTACAGCCGAAATTGTCTTATTACATAAGATTTGGGGTACAGATAAATCTCGTCCCCTCCACAAAGTAGAAACTTATCTTCGTCAGCAACAACGCGAACATGGCGGTTGGGAGTTATACTATGGCGATGGTGGGGAAATTAGTACATCGGTGGAAGCTTACATGGCTTTGAAGTTACTTGGTGTCACCGAAACAGACCCGGCGATGGTCAAGGCGCGTGAGTTTATTCTCGCACATGGAGGAATCAGCAAAACACGCATTTTTACAAAAATGCACTTGGCGTTAATTGGTTGCTATGACTGGCGGGGTTTACCTGCGATTCCACCTTGGATTATGCTATTACCGGATTCTTTCCCGATTTATGAGATGTCGAGTTGGGCTAGGGGAAGTACCGTACCTTTACTTATTGTCTTCGATCGCCAGCCTGTTTATCAAGTCGATCCAGCAATTAATTTAGATGAGTTGTATGCTGAAGGTGTAGAAAATGTTCGCTACGAGTTACCACGCAACGATGATTGGACGGATATTTTTGTTTTCCTTGACGATGCTTTCAAATTCGCCCAAGATTATAATTTAGTTCCTTTTCGCGAAGAAGGAATTAAAGCGGCGGAAAAATGGGTGTTGGAGAGACAAGAAGCTACAGGTGACTGGGGTGGGATTATTCCCGCGATGGTTAATTCGCTGTTAGGATTAAAAGCATTAGATTACGATCGCGAAGATCCGATTATTGTTCGCGGTATGGAAGCGGTAGATCGTTTTGCAATTGAAGATGAAGATAGTTATCGAGTACAACCTTGTATTTCACCAGTGTGGGATACTGCTTTAGTAGTGCGATCGCTGGTAGATTCTGGTTTATCTCCCGATCATCCGAGTTTAATCAAAGCAGGAGAATGGTTACTATCGAAGCAAATTCTTGACTTTGGCGATTGGGCGGTGAAAAATAAACAAGGTATGCCCGGAGGTTGGGCTTTTGAGTTTGATAACCGCTTTTATCCTGATGTTGACGACTCGGCGGTAGTTGTGATGGCGTTGAATCAGATAAAATTGCCAAATGAGAAACTGAAACAAGAGGCGATCGCGCGGACTGTGGCTTGGATTGCGACAATGCAATGTTATCCTGGAGGCTGGGCTGCTTTTGACATTGATAATGATGCAGAATGGCTAAATTTGCTTCCCTACAGCGATTTGAAAGCAACTATCGACCCCAATACAGCCGATGTCACTGCTAGAGTTTTAGAAATGGTGGGAAATCTCAACCAAAATGGCGATTCTCCAATTATCTCACCGAAACAACTACAACGCGCCCTGGATTATCTCACTCAAGAACAAGAATCCGAAGGCTGTTGGTTTGGTCGTTGGGGGGTAAACTATATTTATGGTACTAGCGGTGTCCTGGTTGCGCTTTCCCTGGTTGCTGACTATACCCATCAAGATAGTATTGCTAAAGGTGCAGCTTGGTTAGTTAGCTGTCAAAATCAAGATGGTGGTTGGGGTGAAACTTGTCGCAGTTATGACGATCCTAGTTTAAAAGGAATTGGCGACAGTACCGCTTCCCAAACCGCTTGGGCTTTAATTGGTTTACTCGCGGCTGGAGAAGCAACCCGAAATTGGGCAACAGCAGCGATCGCACGAGGTGTAGAATACTTATTAGCTACACAGCAAGCTGATGGTAGTTGGAACGAAGATTATTTTACCGGAACCGGATTTCCCAGTCATTTTTACTTGAAATATCATCTCTATCAACAGCATTTTCCCTTAACCGCCTTGGGAAGATATGCCCGTAGCGTACATTTGGGGCAGCTTAGTTAA